In Onychostoma macrolepis isolate SWU-2019 chromosome 12, ASM1243209v1, whole genome shotgun sequence, a single window of DNA contains:
- the btbd17a gene encoding BTB/POZ domain-containing protein 17, with protein sequence MAYLLGNGLLAHIFLLFLLLAAWSHVQPVHGGLRTEGLVEGTTEVISHSQGLVARLEGLLVLGNNSDISLRVETVDADEVKVIQAHTLVLSLQSRVFEEMLRNRNSSTLVLRETAECTAVFEKFIRYLYCGELTLQLDQATPLHRLATKYGISSLQQGLTQYMSQNLASDSLGGHVVGWYQYAVSVGDAALRDSCLQFLSWNLSSVLQSTEWPSVSVELLLTLLQRSDLVLKNELELFEALEIWLTRNDPDTLTAENALRLVRYAMIPPRELFRLQRQSAIMMRYHESVRDLFYMSYQFHSASPLQLAKFFDVNCSLFVPRNYLSSMWGSQWVISNPARDDRSTSFQTQLGPSGFDSSKRVTWNALFSPRWLPLSMRPMYTEQGAMQPSRPDGGNGIARPRIIITPATSSADFAGVSFQKTVLILTKQKNKLVVRHIFSFHQSTEEVGDFLVGEDLQYRTSEYLVDGSLYLHIIVKPIYQTLIATKK encoded by the exons ATGGCTTATTTGTTGGGGAATGGGCTGCTTGCCCACATTTTCCTGCTCTTCTTGTTGTTGGCCGCCTGGTCTCATGTGCAACCTGTCCATGGAG GTTTGAGGACAGAGGGACTGGTTGAAGGCACCACAGAAGTGATCAGTCACTCACAGGGGCTGGTGGCACGGCTGGAGGGCCTTCTGGTGCTGGGAAATAACAGTGACATCTCCCTACGTGTTGAAACAGTGGATGCGGATGAGGTCAAGGTTATCCAAGCCCACACGCTAGTGCTTTCACTGCAGAGCAGAGTGTTTGAGGAGATGCTGAGAAACCGCAATAGTAGCACGCTAGTGCTGCGAGAAACAGCAGAATGCACTGCCGTGTTCGAGAAATTCATCAG ATATCTGTATTGTGGTGAACTCACATTGCAGTTAGACCAAGCCACACCACTGCACAGACTAGCTACCAAGTACGGTATCTCCAGCCTCCAGCAAGGACTAACCCAGTACATGAGCCAGAACCTGGCCAGCGATTCTCTGGGCGGTCACGTGGTGGGCTGGTACCAGTATGCTGTTTCGGTTGGCGACGCGGCGCTGAGAGACAGCTGCCTTCAGTTTTTATCGTGGAATCTATCATCGGTGCTTCAGAGTACAGAATGGCCTTCGGTTAGTGTTGAATTGCTATTGACCCTCCTGCAGCGCTCCGATTTAGTATTGAAGAACGAGCTGGAATTGTTCGAGGCGCTTGAAATCTGGCTCACCCGGAACGACCCGGACACCCTGACAGCAGAGAACGCCCTTCGACTGGTGCGCTATGCCATGATCCCTCCACGCGAATTGTTTCGCTTGCAGCGACAGTCGGCGATCATGATGCGCTACCACGAATCGGTGCGTGATCTTTTCTACATGTCGTACCAGTTCCATTCAGCTTCGCCGCTTCAGCTGGCCAAGTTCTTCGACGTGAACTGCAGCCTCTTCGTGCCCCGTAACTATCTTTCATCCATGTGGGGATCTCAGTGGGTCATAAGCAACCCGGCACGGGACGATCGCAGCACTAGTTTCCAGACCCAGTTGGGTCCGAGCGGGTTTGACTCCAGTAAGCGGGTGACATGGAATGCCCTGTTCTCGCCCCGCTGGCTCCCTCTCAGCATGCGGCCCATGTACACAGAGCAAGGTGCCATGCAGCCATCACGGCCCGATGGAGGAAACGGCATTGCCCGGCCTCGTATCATCATCACACCTGCTACTTCCAGTGCAGATTTTGCAGGTGTCAGCTTCCAAAAGACTGTGCTCATCTTGACAAAGCAGAAGAACAAGCTTGTGGTGCGGCATATCTTCAGTTTCCACCAAAGCACAGAGGAGGTTGGGGATTTCCTGGTCGGTGAGGACCTGCAATATCGCACGTCTGAGTACCTGGTGGATGGATCGCTGTACTTACACATCATTGTAAAGCCTATCTACCAGACTCTTATAGCAACCAAGAAAtaa
- the map2k6 gene encoding dual specificity mitogen-activated protein kinase kinase 6 — MEGGSDKESKVFCASPSPNPKEEMSVPKGGKKKPPLKLPKEVFEKPQPAPTPPRDLDSKACVTIGDKNFVVKADDLEQIGELGRGAYGVVDKMRHVPSGVIMAVKRIRATVNTQEQKRLLMDLDISMRTVDCFYTVTFYGALFREGDVWICMELMDTSLDKFYKQVHEKGMTIPEDILGKITVSIVKALEHLHSNLSVIHRDVKPSNVLINMQGQVKMCDFGISGYLVDSVAKTMDAGCKPYMAPERINPETNQKGYNVKSDIWSLGITMIELAILRFPYDSWGTPFQQLKQVVEEPSPQLPADRFSPEFVDFTSQCLRKNSKERPTYTELMQHPFFTLHDSKDTDVASFVKSILGD, encoded by the exons ATGGAAGGAGGGAGCGACAAGGAAAGCAAAGTCTTTTGTGCTTCCCCTTCCCCCAACCCAAAAGAGGAGATGTCCGTGCCAAAAGGAG GTAAAAAGAAGCCACCACTCAAGCTTCCAAAAGAGGTGTTTGAGAAACCCCAACCTGCTCCTAC ACCCCCGAGAGACTTGGACTCCAAAGCCTGCGTTACTATTGGAGATAAG AACTTTGTGGTGAAGGCCGATGATTTGGAGCAGATTGGAGAGTTGGGGCGAGGGGCGTATGGAGTGGTGGACAAGATGAGACACGTCCCAAGTGGCGTAATAATGGCAGTAAAG CGAATCCGGGCCACAGTAAACACACAGGAGCAGAAACGGCTGCTAATGGATCTGGACATCTCCATGAGAACAGTCGACTGCTTTTATACTGTTACCTTCTATGGAGCTCTGTTCAGAGAG GGTGACGTGTGGATCTGCATGGAGCTGATGGACACCTCTCTGGATAAGTTCTATAAACAGGTGCATGAGAAGGGTATGACCATCCCAGAGGACATCCTGGGAAAGATCACCGTTTCT ATCGTGAAAGCATTGGAGCATCTCCACAGCAACCTGTCAGTGATACACAGAG aTGTGAAGCCTTCTAACGTCCTGATAAACATGCAGGGTCAGGTGAAAATGTGTGATTTTGGCATCAGCGGGTACCTCGTGGATTCAGTGGCGAAGACAATGGATGCTGGCTGCAAGCCATACATGGCG CCTGAGAGAATCAACCCAGAGACCAATCAGAAAGGCTACAATGTCAAGTCTGATATCTGGAGTTTAGGAATCACAATG ATCGAGCTGGCTATTCTGCGGTTTCCCTATGACTCATGGGGAACGCCATTTCAGCAGCTCAAGCAGGTGGTGGAAGAGCCATCGCCCCAGCTGCCTGCAGACCGATTCTCACCCGAGTTTGTGGACTTCACGTCACAATG CTTAAGGAAGAATTCCAAAGAGCGGCCGACTTACACAGAACTAATG CAACATCCCTTTTTCACCCTTCATGACTCCAAAGACACCGACGTCGCTAGCTTTGTGAAGAGCATCCTCGGGGACTGA